A single genomic interval of Staphylococcus hyicus harbors:
- the purL gene encoding phosphoribosylformylglycinamidine synthase subunit PurL, which produces MPKFLEPTAEEVKVEKLYQDMGLSDSEYEKVQRILGRDPNFTEIGIFSVMWSEHCSYKHSKPFLKQFPTTGEHVLMGPGEGAGVVDIGDQQAVVFKVESHNHPSAIEPYQGAATGVGGIIRDIVSIGARPINLLNSLRFGELSEKTNRRLCRGVVAGIGGYGNCIGIPTTAGEIEFDERYDGNPLVNAMCVGVIDHEMIQKGTAKGEGNSVIYVGLKTGRDGIHGATFASEELTEESESKRPSVQIGDPFVGKKLMEATLEAIQYKELVGIQDMGAAGLTSSSSEMAAKGGSGIHLELEKVPVREHGISPYEMMLSETQERMLLVVEKGTEQKFLDLFDYYELDSAVIGQVTNTNRFVLTYEGEVYADIPVEPLADEAPVYILEGEKPEYTPETRDYANIDADDVFTKLLTHPTIASKQYLYSQYDQQVGANTIVKPGLQASVVRVEGTNKAVASTIDGEARYVFNDPYEGGKMVVAEAYRNLIAVGAKPLAMTDCLNYGSPEKKEIYQQLIDSTRGMAEACDVLQTPVVSGNVSLYNETRTSSIFPTPVVGMVGLIEDIDYLNHFHPEAGDTLYMVGDTKAHFGGSQIEKLLYQRVNHESEHVDLTEEAARGEAIREAIRSGQLSHVQTVGKGGVLITLARMSAYYELGIDAVLPFSRELFFSETPGRYIVSVKAGHEFNMKDAIKIGTFTDQDAFKVQCSDTTIERRTSDIKREWEGAIEACMTSAD; this is translated from the coding sequence ATGCCTAAATTTTTAGAACCTACTGCAGAAGAGGTTAAAGTTGAGAAGTTATATCAAGATATGGGATTAAGCGATTCAGAATATGAAAAAGTTCAACGTATTTTAGGTCGTGATCCCAACTTTACAGAAATAGGCATTTTTTCAGTAATGTGGAGTGAACATTGCTCATACAAGCATTCTAAACCATTCTTAAAACAATTTCCGACAACAGGCGAACACGTGTTAATGGGACCTGGTGAAGGTGCCGGTGTTGTGGATATCGGTGATCAACAAGCCGTCGTTTTTAAAGTGGAATCACATAACCATCCGTCAGCGATTGAACCATACCAAGGTGCTGCGACAGGTGTTGGAGGTATCATTCGTGACATCGTTTCAATAGGTGCGCGTCCGATTAATCTTCTGAATAGTTTACGTTTTGGTGAACTTAGTGAGAAAACAAATCGTCGTTTATGTCGAGGTGTTGTTGCAGGTATTGGTGGTTATGGGAACTGTATCGGTATTCCAACGACAGCTGGTGAAATTGAATTTGATGAACGTTACGATGGTAATCCACTTGTCAATGCAATGTGCGTAGGTGTAATTGATCATGAAATGATTCAAAAAGGGACTGCCAAAGGGGAAGGCAACTCCGTTATTTACGTAGGGCTTAAAACAGGTCGTGATGGTATTCATGGCGCGACGTTTGCATCGGAAGAATTGACAGAAGAAAGCGAAAGTAAACGTCCATCTGTACAAATTGGTGACCCATTTGTCGGTAAGAAATTAATGGAAGCGACATTAGAAGCAATACAATATAAGGAACTTGTAGGTATTCAAGATATGGGGGCAGCAGGTTTAACATCTTCGTCATCTGAAATGGCTGCTAAAGGTGGAAGCGGTATTCATTTAGAACTTGAGAAAGTGCCAGTTCGTGAACACGGTATTTCACCTTATGAAATGATGCTTTCCGAAACCCAAGAACGTATGTTACTTGTAGTAGAAAAAGGGACAGAACAAAAATTCTTAGATTTATTTGATTACTATGAACTTGACAGTGCGGTTATCGGTCAAGTGACAAATACAAATCGTTTCGTCCTCACTTATGAAGGTGAAGTTTATGCAGATATTCCTGTTGAACCATTAGCAGACGAAGCGCCAGTTTACATTTTAGAGGGAGAAAAACCTGAATACACGCCAGAAACACGTGACTATGCAAACATTGATGCAGACGATGTGTTCACAAAATTATTAACACATCCAACCATCGCGTCTAAACAATACTTGTATTCGCAATACGATCAACAAGTGGGTGCAAATACAATCGTCAAACCAGGTTTACAAGCATCTGTTGTACGTGTTGAAGGGACGAATAAAGCAGTAGCCTCTACCATCGATGGTGAAGCACGCTATGTTTTTAATGATCCGTATGAAGGCGGCAAAATGGTTGTTGCAGAAGCCTATCGTAATCTTATTGCTGTTGGTGCTAAACCTTTAGCGATGACTGATTGCCTGAATTATGGTTCACCTGAGAAAAAAGAAATTTACCAACAATTAATTGATTCTACACGAGGAATGGCAGAAGCATGTGACGTATTACAAACACCAGTGGTTTCAGGGAACGTTTCATTATATAACGAAACCCGTACGTCTTCCATTTTTCCAACGCCAGTAGTAGGTATGGTGGGATTAATTGAGGATATTGATTATTTGAATCATTTCCACCCAGAAGCAGGCGATACGTTGTATATGGTGGGGGATACGAAGGCGCATTTTGGTGGTAGCCAAATTGAAAAACTGTTATATCAACGTGTGAATCATGAATCAGAACATGTGGATTTAACAGAAGAAGCAGCACGTGGTGAAGCCATTCGAGAAGCCATTCGAAGTGGTCAATTGTCACACGTTCAAACAGTAGGTAAAGGTGGCGTATTAATTACGCTAGCTCGAATGAGTGCATATTATGAATTAGGAATTGATGCTGTATTACCGTTTTCACGTGAACTTTTCTTTAGTGAAACACCAGGTCGCTATATTGTAAGTGTAAAAGCAGGACATGAATTTAATATGAAAGATGCAATCAAAATTGGTACATTTACGGATCAAGATGCATTTAAAGTTCAATGTTCTGATACAACCATTGAACGTCGAACATCTGACATTAAGCGTGAATGGGAAGGAGCAATTGAGGCATGTATGACATCCGCGGATTAA
- the purQ gene encoding phosphoribosylformylglycinamidine synthase subunit PurQ: MKFAVLKFPGSNCDRDMFNAAIKSGVEAEYVDYRETSLAGFDGVLIPGGFSFGDYLRSGAVASVAPIINEVKRLADEGKPVLGVCNGFQILTEIGLLPGALLHNDSHLFVSRNERLMITNAATPFTHLYEEGEEVVYPVAHGEGHYYCTEAMYHDLVQNNQIILKYTDNPNGSYEDIAGIVSKEGNVCGMMPHPERALEKILGTDSGVKLFESMVKSWREQHA; the protein is encoded by the coding sequence ATGAAATTTGCGGTACTTAAATTTCCAGGTTCTAACTGTGACCGCGATATGTTTAATGCAGCGATTAAATCTGGTGTAGAGGCTGAGTATGTAGACTATCGCGAAACATCTTTAGCTGGATTTGACGGGGTGCTCATTCCAGGAGGGTTCTCATTTGGAGATTATTTACGTTCAGGTGCTGTAGCAAGTGTGGCACCTATTATAAATGAAGTGAAACGTTTAGCGGATGAAGGCAAACCTGTACTCGGTGTTTGTAACGGATTCCAAATTTTAACTGAAATTGGCTTACTTCCAGGTGCTTTACTACATAATGATAGCCATTTATTTGTAAGTCGTAATGAACGTTTAATGATTACAAATGCAGCAACGCCATTTACACATTTATATGAAGAAGGAGAAGAAGTCGTTTATCCAGTCGCTCACGGTGAAGGTCATTACTATTGTACTGAAGCTATGTATCACGATTTGGTTCAGAATAATCAAATTATTCTGAAGTATACTGATAATCCTAATGGTTCATATGAAGATATTGCAGGCATCGTATCTAAGGAAGGCAATGTGTGTGGAATGATGCCGCATCCTGAACGCGCATTGGAGAAAATACTTGGTACGGATAGTGGCGTGAAATTATTTGAATCAATGGTGAAAAGTTGGAGGGAACAACATGCCTAA
- the purS gene encoding phosphoribosylformylglycinamidine synthase subunit PurS: MKNIELHITLQPQVLDTQGQALTRAVHDLGYTQVNDIRVGKVLYLTVDEATDEAIHNVVTTLSEKLFANTVIEEYNYTILGEASEKEND, from the coding sequence ATGAAAAATATTGAATTACACATTACGTTACAACCGCAAGTTTTAGATACGCAAGGTCAAGCATTGACACGCGCAGTACACGACTTAGGCTACACGCAAGTCAATGATATTCGTGTTGGTAAAGTACTGTATTTAACGGTTGATGAAGCGACTGATGAAGCCATTCATAATGTGGTCACTACATTAAGCGAAAAATTATTCGCGAATACAGTAATTGAAGAGTATAACTATACGATTTTAGGTGAAGCTTCAGAAAAGGAGAATGACTAA